In Streptobacillus felis, one genomic interval encodes:
- a CDS encoding helix-turn-helix domain-containing protein produces MELSYKRLFKKLIDLDMQHNELMEKANVSKSTFYKLKNGENVTTDILLRICDALDCDISEIMECIKND; encoded by the coding sequence ATGGAATTAAGTTATAAAAGGTTATTTAAAAAACTTATTGATTTAGATATGCAACATAATGAGCTTATGGAAAAAGCAAATGTAAGTAAGAGTACATTTTATAAATTAAAGAATGGTGAGAATGTAACTACCGATATTTTGCTCAGAATTTGTGATGCATTGGATTGCGACATATCAGAAATTATGGAGTGTATTAAAAATGATTGA